From a region of the Drosophila virilis strain 15010-1051.87 chromosome 3, Dvir_AGI_RSII-ME, whole genome shotgun sequence genome:
- the LOC138911076 gene encoding uncharacterized protein — MQLLLLLTAIKLYEAHLVRPRSTEPNPKLQDCISRLHVQGVNLTKVVECLARSANRTAFLEDTLWKLDLLERRLLRLEAMDAGEVYVPTPYVNIDDVLKIEGSVAGFDCQAKQHVVQAIRRKLEHVYLKNGMESTLSRWPFTKKREAKNLTKEPILMGGTAIDDFPDNEINEIGCLIRRALERRSITLNADSIDKNKNSKH; from the coding sequence ATGCAGTTATTGTTGCTTCTAACAGCTATCAAGCTCTACGAAGCCCATTTGGTGCGCCCACGGAGTACAGAGCCCAATCCCAAGTTGCAGGATTGTATCAGTCGATTGCACGTGCAGGGCGTCAATCTGACCAAGGTGGTTGAGTGCTTGGCGCGTTCTGCTAATCGCACGGCGTTCTTGGAGGATACGCTATGGAAGCTGGACCTGTTGGAGCGCCGCCTGTTGAGGCTGGAGGCGATGGACGCAGGTGAGGTGTATGTGCCGACACCCTATGTGAACATAGACGATGTGCTGAAAATCGAAGGCAGCGTTGCTGGCTTTGATTGCCAAGCTAAGCAGCATGTAGTGCAGGCCATACGCAGAAAACTGGAGCATGTTTATCTGAAAAACGGCATGGAGAGCACATTGTCTCGGTGGCCCTTCACTAAGAAGCGAGAAGCTAAGAACTTGACTAAAGAACCCATTCTCATGGGCGGAACAGCAATCGACGACTTTCCAGACAATGAGATCAACGAAATCGGCTGCCTGATACGACGGGCCTTGGAGCGGCGGAGCATAACGCTGAATGCGGATTCCatcgacaaaaacaaaaattcaaagcACTGA